A window from Streptomyces subrutilus encodes these proteins:
- a CDS encoding sensor histidine kinase, with translation MSKLTGWWRDRSSAGKVELYTRWSFHFFVLLEITTVGLAPLGSVPGDLSRAVGLSLFGIVCVQSVLCGVLSSRALDWVVERRARPVRLAAATLAVTAGASLAVLLLDGAGLTGPPQVTPTLLVGMACFTAGSVVLCLPRVRHMLYLAPGLAVAAAAGIALVGRSAGEAVGYGAAVLLSSFFLAAACGFSAWLVRTVRELDRSRELQAQLAVAEERLRFGRDLHDVMGRNLAVIALKSELAVQLARRERPEAVEQMIEVQRIARESQREVRDVVRGYRAADLAVELEGARGVLSAAGIDCRVELRERRPLPPAVQSALGWVVREATTNVLRHGEPRHCVIRLAAADAGADLVLTVENDGAAAVAAPDGRAPGSGLAGLRERLAAVEGTLEAGPVPGGRFRVRAQVPARCLAGGIGGRARGDGGRSDEDEEKEEGVRA, from the coding sequence GTGTCGAAGCTGACCGGGTGGTGGCGCGACCGGAGCAGTGCGGGGAAGGTCGAGCTGTACACCCGCTGGTCCTTCCACTTCTTCGTGCTGCTCGAAATCACGACCGTCGGGCTGGCTCCGCTCGGGTCCGTGCCCGGCGACCTGTCGAGGGCCGTCGGGCTGTCGCTGTTCGGGATCGTGTGCGTGCAGTCCGTCCTGTGCGGGGTGCTCTCCTCCCGGGCCCTGGACTGGGTGGTGGAGCGGCGCGCGCGGCCGGTGCGGCTCGCTGCGGCCACGCTCGCCGTGACGGCCGGCGCGTCGCTGGCGGTGCTCCTGCTGGACGGGGCCGGCCTGACCGGGCCCCCGCAGGTGACGCCGACCCTCCTGGTGGGCATGGCCTGCTTCACCGCGGGTTCCGTGGTGCTGTGCCTGCCCCGGGTCCGCCACATGCTGTACCTCGCCCCCGGTCTGGCGGTGGCCGCGGCTGCCGGGATCGCGTTGGTGGGCCGGTCGGCCGGCGAGGCCGTCGGGTACGGGGCCGCGGTGCTGCTGAGCTCCTTCTTCCTCGCGGCCGCCTGCGGGTTCTCGGCGTGGCTGGTGCGCACGGTCCGGGAACTGGACCGCTCGCGCGAGCTCCAGGCCCAGCTGGCGGTCGCCGAGGAGCGGCTGCGCTTCGGCCGCGACCTGCACGACGTGATGGGCCGCAACCTGGCGGTGATCGCCCTCAAGAGCGAGCTGGCGGTCCAGCTGGCCCGGCGCGAACGCCCCGAGGCGGTGGAGCAGATGATCGAGGTGCAGCGCATCGCCCGGGAGTCCCAGCGCGAGGTGCGGGACGTGGTGCGCGGCTACCGCGCGGCCGATCTGGCGGTGGAGCTGGAGGGCGCCCGGGGCGTGCTCAGCGCGGCGGGGATCGACTGCCGGGTGGAGCTGCGCGAGCGGCGGCCGCTGCCCCCGGCCGTGCAGTCGGCCCTGGGCTGGGTGGTGCGCGAGGCCACCACGAACGTGCTCCGGCACGGCGAACCCCGGCACTGCGTGATCCGGCTGGCGGCGGCCGACGCGGGCGCGGACCTGGTGCTGACCGTGGAGAACGACGGCGCGGCCGCGGTCGCGGCGCCGGACGGCCGCGCGCCCGGCTCGGGCCTGGCCGGGCTGCGGGAGCGACTGGCCGCGGTGGAGGGCACCCTGGAGGCCGGGCCGGTGCCCGGGGGCCGCTTCCGGGTCCGCGCGCAGGTCCCCGCGAGGTGCCTGGCCGGCGGGATCGGGGGCCGGGCGCGCGGGGACGGCGGCCGGAGCGACGAGGACGAAGAGAAGGAAGAGGGGGTGCGGGCGTGA
- a CDS encoding response regulator transcription factor, which yields MSPVRVLLADDEHLIRGALAALLGLEDDLLVVAEAASGPEALAMARAHRPDVAVLDLQMPGADGVSVATSLRTELPDCKTMIVTSHGRPGHLKRALAAGVRAFAPKTVSAQRLAELIRTVHAGGRYVDPELAADAISAGDSPLTAREAEVLELAADGAPVAEIAERAALSQGTVRNYLSSAATKLGAENRHTAVRLARERGWV from the coding sequence GTGAGCCCCGTACGCGTGCTGCTCGCCGATGACGAGCACCTGATCCGCGGGGCGCTGGCCGCGCTGCTCGGACTGGAGGACGATCTGCTGGTGGTGGCGGAGGCGGCGTCCGGGCCGGAGGCGCTGGCGATGGCGCGGGCCCACCGGCCGGACGTGGCGGTGCTGGACCTCCAGATGCCGGGGGCGGACGGTGTGAGCGTGGCCACATCGCTGCGGACCGAGCTGCCCGACTGCAAGACCATGATCGTGACCAGTCACGGGCGTCCCGGCCACCTGAAGCGGGCCCTGGCGGCGGGGGTGCGCGCCTTCGCGCCGAAGACGGTCTCGGCGCAGCGGCTGGCCGAGCTGATCCGCACCGTGCACGCCGGAGGCCGTTACGTGGACCCGGAGTTGGCGGCCGACGCGATCAGCGCGGGGGACTCGCCGCTCACCGCCCGGGAGGCCGAGGTGCTGGAACTCGCGGCGGACGGGGCACCGGTCGCGGAGATCGCGGAGCGGGCCGCGCTCTCGCAGGGGACGGTACGGAACTACCTGTCCTCGGCGGCGACGAAGCTGGGCGCCGAGAACCGGCACACGGCAGTGCGTCTCGCACGCGAGCGGGGTTGGGTATAG
- a CDS encoding phosphoribosylaminoimidazolesuccinocarboxamide synthase, whose protein sequence is MSGFVEKPEPVQVPGLVHLHTGKVRDLYRDGDGNLVMVASDRISAFDWVLPTEIPDKGRVLTRLSLWWFEQLVDLVPNHVIGTELPDGAPADWAGRTLVCKSLTMVPVECVARGYLTGSGLAEYDRTRTVCGLGLPEGLVDGSELPGPIFTPAAKAEVGEHDENVSYEEVARTTGVETAALLRQTTLAVYSRARNIARDRGIILADTKFEFGFDADGTLVAGDEVLTPDSSRFWPADQWKPGRAQPSFDKQFVRDWLASPASGWDRTAELPPPALPQEVVEQTRAKYIEAYERLTGLTWV, encoded by the coding sequence CTCGTCCACCTCCACACCGGCAAGGTCCGCGACCTCTACCGCGACGGCGACGGCAATCTCGTCATGGTCGCCAGTGACCGCATCTCCGCCTTCGACTGGGTGCTCCCCACCGAGATCCCGGACAAGGGCCGCGTCCTGACCCGGCTCTCGCTCTGGTGGTTCGAGCAGCTGGTCGACCTGGTCCCGAACCACGTCATCGGCACCGAACTGCCCGACGGCGCCCCCGCCGACTGGGCCGGCCGCACACTGGTCTGCAAGAGCCTGACCATGGTCCCGGTCGAGTGCGTGGCCCGCGGCTACCTCACCGGGTCCGGCCTCGCCGAGTACGACCGGACCCGCACGGTCTGCGGCCTGGGCCTCCCCGAGGGCCTGGTGGACGGCTCCGAGCTGCCCGGCCCGATCTTCACTCCGGCCGCCAAGGCCGAGGTCGGCGAGCACGACGAGAACGTCTCGTACGAGGAGGTCGCGCGCACCACGGGCGTCGAGACGGCCGCCCTGCTGCGCCAGACCACCCTGGCCGTCTACAGCCGCGCCCGGAACATCGCCCGCGACCGCGGCATCATCCTGGCCGACACCAAGTTCGAGTTCGGCTTCGACGCGGACGGCACGCTGGTCGCCGGCGACGAGGTGCTGACCCCGGACTCCTCCCGCTTCTGGCCCGCCGACCAGTGGAAGCCGGGCCGCGCGCAGCCGTCCTTCGACAAGCAGTTCGTCCGCGACTGGCTGGCCTCCCCGGCCTCCGGCTGGGACCGTACGGCCGAACTGCCGCCGCCCGCCCTCCCGCAGGAGGTCGTCGAGCAGACCCGCGCCAAGTACATCGAGGCGTACGAGCGGCTCACCGGCCTCACCTGGGTCTGA